A stretch of Phragmites australis chromosome 12, lpPhrAust1.1, whole genome shotgun sequence DNA encodes these proteins:
- the LOC133887174 gene encoding ras-related protein Rab-2-A-like, whose amino-acid sequence MGTPGSKVPYEQLFKCITMGDVGVGKSCLLLQFTEMRFRLEHDLTVDVDFGTRIVTIDDKPTKLQIWDTAGQETFREVTRMYYSGAAAAILVYDITRRETFDHVPRWLEDARQLAPDNLTVMLVGNKCDLSDKRAVSYEEGERFAKGHGLIFLESSAKTSENVEEAFTIAARAVSKKIKDGVIDLSPKVSFQLPAFSFFKSFFKFVLTKYFWITSCFNDD is encoded by the exons ATGGGTACGCCGGGATCGAAGGTGCCGTACGAGCAGCTCTTCAAGTGCATCACCATGGGCGACGTAG GCGTGGGGAAGTCGTGCCTGCTGCTTCAGTTCACGGAGATGAGGTTTCGGCTGGAGCACGACCTCACCGTCGACGTCGATTTCGGCACGCGCATCGTTACTATCGACGACAAGCCCACCAAGCTCCAGATCTGGGACACG GCTGGCCAAGAAACATTCAGGGAGGTAACTAGAATGTACTACagtggtgctgctgctgccatcTTGGTCTATGACATCACCAG GAGGGAGACTTTTGATCATGTTCCAAGGTGGCTGGAGGATGCAAGGCAGCTTGCACCAGACAATCTGACTGTAATGCTAGTAGGGAACAAATGCGACCTGTCTGATAAACGTGCTGTCAGCTATGAGGAGGGTGAAAGGTTCGCCAAGGGGCATGGTCTCATCTTTTTGGAGTCATCAGCAAAAACTTCAGAAAATGTTGAGGAG GCATTCACTATTGCCGCTAGAGCAGTGTCCAAGAAAATCAAAGATGGAGTCATCGATTTATCACCAAAGGTCAGTTTTCAGTTGCCtgccttttcctttttcaagaGTTTCTTCAAGTTTGTGCTAACCAAATATTTCTGGATTACCAGCTGTTTCAATGATGATTGA
- the LOC133886832 gene encoding uncharacterized protein LOC133886832: protein MLTSSASRRGIDCRPAGRAPQDNPGIGNMPSSSSSRSRGRGVGEGKRNRPDGRSPRPDHPYEYIMLPGLGRFDIPEGDDKEEWIQFFDQATRATREVIARHGDGRPADGINRASILPNSSHRDGSVYSGARGWRQDYRISDRNETQLQPMILSNPTKCYPDQETCIMHSAEPMMQIFSLKLGKISVTSGGPVQLYGYIAIRDKRDPLRNYVFNRSRDDPIMLDQGSLIEMTGPKRGIGMRGDVLIEYDMRIKKGEQEDDLQLIDGVSDFDELTTPICKPFLSRIDGVGGAVDITLAMFHQGVEATIQVDTSQVHGNGFSLLLNSFVSGLEKEIQLFHGDVSQLPGRFVVAVVLDTWMHLKFKFGDERGSLTHEFECCVSFKAKKHGCASQLIKLDEDSIMVEVTWSTF, encoded by the exons ATGTTGACGAGCAGCGCAAGTAGAAGAGGGATAGactgccggccggccggccgggcgccgCAAGACAATCCTGGGATAGGCAACAtgccgagcagcagcagcagcaggagtcGAGGAAGAGGAGTAGGCGAGGGGAAGCGGAACAGGCCGGATGGGCGCTCCCCCCGTCCGGACCACCCTTATGAATACATCATGCTCCCCGGGCTCGGTCGCTTCGACATCCCCGAAGGGGACGACAAGGAGGAGTGGATCCAATTCTTCGACCAAGCCACTCGAGCCACCCGGGAGGTCATCGCTCGCCACGGCGACGGCCGCCCGGCTGACGGCATCAACCGCGCCTCCATACTACCCAACAGCAGTCACCGCGACGGTTCCGTCTACAGCGGCGCCCGCGGTTGGCGTCAAGATTACCGCATCTCCGACCGCAACGAGA CTCAATTGCAGCCGATGATCCTCTCAAACCCGACCAAATGCTACCCGGATCAAGAAACTTGTATCATGCATAGCGCGGAGCCAATGATGCAAATCTTTTCTCTCAAATTGGGTAAAATTTCAGTGACTAGTGGCGGCCCAGTTCAGTTATATGGATATATAGCAATTCGAGACAAACGAGACCCATTACGTAATTATGTCTTTAATCGGAGTAGGGATGATCCCATCATGTTGGACCAG GGTTCACTTATAGAGATGACTGGGCCTAAGCGAGGTATCGGGATGCGCGGTGACGTCCTAATAGAGTATGACATGAGGATCAAGAAAGGAGAACAAGAAGATGACCTGCAATTGATTGATGGAGTGTCAGACTTCGATGAGTTAACCACACCAATATGTAAACCATTCTTGAGTCGTAttgatggtgttggtggtgCAGTTGACATAACATTAGCTATGTTTCACCAAGGTGTGGAGGCAACGATACAAGTGGACACATCACAAGTGCATGGGAATGGTTTCAGTTTACTACTTAATTCTTTTGTTAGTGGGCTAGAGAAAGAAATCCAGCTTTTTCATGGCGACGTTAGTCAGCTACCTGGAAGGTTTGTGGTTGCTGTAGTACTAGATACTTGGATGCATTTGAAGTTCAAGTTTGGTGATGAAAGAGGAAGCCTCACCCATGAATTTGAATGTTGCGTTTCCTTCAAAGCAAAAAAGCATGGATGTGCCAGTCAACTAATAAAGCTTGATGAGGACTCAATCATGGTGGAAGTGACTTGGTCGACCTTTTGA